GGCACGACCCAGGCGGCCACCGCCGCGCAGTGGCAGGAGCGCTATGCCGGCGCCCTGATGAACACGTTCGGCGCGCCCCAGCGCGTGCTCGTGCGCGGGGAGGGGGCCTACGTGTGGGACGCCGACGGCCGCCGCTACCTCGACCTGCTCGCCGGGATCGCGGTCAACTGCCTCGGCCACACCCACCCGACGCTCACCGGCGCGATCGCCGCCCAGTTCAACACGCTCGGGCACGTGTCGAACTTCTTCGCCACCCCCACCCAGATCGCGCTCGCCGAGCGGCTGCTGGCCCTCGCCGAGCCGGGCGGCGCGCCGGCCGGGTCGAAGGTGTTCTTCACGAACTCCGGCACCGAGGCGATCGAGGCCGCGTTCAAGCTCGCGCGCAAGCACGGCGGGCAGCGGCGGCCCCGGGTCCTCGCCGCCGAGGGGGCCTTCCACGGCCGCAGCATGGGCGCCCTCGCCCTCACCTACAAGAGTGCCTACAAGGACCCGTTCGGGTCGCTGCCGGGCGGCGTGACCCACGTGCCCTTCGGCGACGCCGAGGCGATCGGGCGCGAGCTGGCCGCCGGCGACGTGGCCGCGGTCGTGCTCGAACCCATCCAGGGGGAGGCGGGCGTGCGCCTGCCGCCCCCGGGCTACCTGGCGCAGGTGCGCGAGCTCACGCGCGCCGCCGGGGCCCTGCTCATCCTCGACGAGGTGCAGACCGGCATGGGCCGGTGCGGCGCCTGGATGGCCCATCACCTGCCCGAGATCGGCGGCGGCATCGTGCCGGACGCGATCGCGCTGGCCAAGGGCCTCGGCGGCGGCTTCCCCGTCGGCGCGCTCGTCACGCTCGGCGCGGACGTCTCCGGGGTGTTCACCCCGGGCAACCACGGCACGACCTTCGGCGGCAACCCGATGGCGGCCGCCGCCGGCCTCGCCACGATCCACGTGATCGAACGCGACGACCTGCTCGCGGCCGTCCGCGAGCGGGGCGAGCAGCTGCGCGCCGGCATCACCGCCCTGCCGCAGGCCTCCGGGGAGCACGCCCTCATCCGCGGCGTCCGCGGCGAGGGGCTCCTGCTCGGGGTCGAGCTCACGGCACCGATCGGCCCGGCGGTCGTGACCGCCGCGCTCGAGGCCGGCTTCATCGTCAACGCCGCCGCGCCGACCGTGGTGCGGCTCGCGCCCCCGTTCATCCTCTCCGCCGCGCAGGCCCAGGACTTCATCGACGCGCTGCCGGCGATCCTCGCCGCGGCCGAGCGCGCCACCGGGGACGCCCAGTCGAACGGGGGCGCGGCATGACCCGCCACCTCCTCGCCGACGACGACCTGACCAGCGCCGAGCAGCGCGAGGTGCTCACCCGCGCCGCCGCCCTCAAGGCCGACCGGTTCGCCGATCGCAGCCTCGCCGGCCCGCGGTCCGTGGCGGTCATCTTCGACAAGCCGACGCTGCGCACCCAGCTCTCGTTCACGGTCGGCATCAGCGAACTCGGCGGCTACCCGGTCATGGTCGACGGCGGCCTCGCCCAGATCGGCACCCGGGAGTCGATCGCCGACGTCACCCGCGTGCTCACCCGGCAGGTCGCCGCGATCGTCTGGCGCACGTACGGGCAGGACCGCATCGAGGAGATGGCCGGCGCCGCCACCGTGCCGGTCGTCAACGCCCTGACCGACGACTTCCACCCGTGCCAGATCCTCGCCGACCTGCTCACGATCGCCGAGCACACCGGTGGGCTCGCCGGGGGTGTGGACGGCGCGGGGCCCGCCCTCGCCGGGCGCACCCTGGCCTACCTCGGCGACGGCGGCAACAACATGGCCCACTCCTACCTCCTCGGCGGCGCGCTCGCGGGCCTGGACGTGCGCATCGGCGCCCCCGCCGGCTACCGGCCCCGGGCCGACCTGCTCGCCCGCGCCGAGGCGATCGCCGCGACGACCGGCGGCTCGATCACCGTGACCGACGACCCCGGCGCCGCCGTGTCCGGGGCCGACGCGGTGGCCACGGACACGTGGGTGTCGATGGGCCAGGAGGACGAGGCCTCCGAACGGCTCGCGCCGTTTCGACCCTTCCAGCTCGACGGCGACGTGCTCGCCCTGGCGGCACCGGCCGCCGTCGTGCTGCACTGCCTGCCCGCCTACCGGGGCAAGGAGATCACGGCCGAGGTCCTCGACGGGCCCCGATCCGTGGTCTGGGACGAGGCGGAGAACCGGCTGCACGCCCAGAAGGCGGTGCTCTCGTTCCTCCTCGACCACACGGGCGGACCCGGGGCGCGGCTGTGAGCGTTCCCGCCACGAAGACCGCCCGGCACGCGCTCATCCGCCGGCTCATCGCCGGTCACGCCGTGCGCTCCCAGGCGGAGCTGCGCGACCTGCTCGCGGGCGCGGGGGTGACCTCCACGCAGGCGACCGTCTCCCGCGACCTGGAGGAGCTGCGCGCCTATAAGGTGCGGGCCGGCGACGGGCAGCGCTACGCCGTCCCGGCCGAGGGGAGCCCCGCGCCGGGCGCCGACCCGGACGCCGAGCACCTCGCGGCCCGGCTGGCCCGGCTCCTGGGCGACCTGCTCGTCTCCGCCGAGCCGTCGGCGAACCTCGTGGTGCTGCGCACCCCGCCCGGGGCCGCCCAGTTCCTCGCCTCGGCGATCGACACCTCCATCCTGCCCAGCGTGCTGGGCACCATCGCGGGCGACGACACGGTGCTCGTGATCACCGCCGAGCCCGACGGGGGGCGCGCGACCGCCGCCCGATTCCTCGAACTCGCTCATCCCAACGCTCGAATCCTCGATCAGAAAGTGCAGGAAGCATGACCAAAGACCGCGTAGTTCTCGCATACTCCGGAGGTTTGGACACCTCGGTGGCCATCGGCTGGATCGGTGAAGCCACGGGCGCCGAGGTCGTGGCCGTGGCCGTCGACGTGGGCCAGGGCGGGGAGGACCTCGAGGTCATCCGACAGCGGGCCCTCGACTGCGGCGCCGTCGAGGCCTACGTGGCCGACGCCCGCGACGAGTTCGCGAACGAGTACTGCATGCCGGCGCTCAAGGCGAACGCCCTGTACATGGACGCCTACCCGCTCGTGTCGGCGATCTCCCGCCCCGTCATCGTCAAGCACCTCGTGCGCGCCGCCCGCCAGTTCGGTGCGACGACCGTGGCGCACGGCTGCACCGGCAAGGGCAACGACCAGGTGCGCTTCGAGGTCGGCATCACCTCGCTCGCCCCCGACCTGTCGTGCATCGCCCCCGTGCGCGACCTCGCGCTCACGCGCGAGAAGGCCATCGCGTACGCCGAGCAGCACAGCCTTCCCATCGAGACCACCAAGTCGAACCCGTTCTCGATCGACCAGAACGTCTGGGGCCGGGCCATCGAGACCGGCTTCCTCGAGGACATCTGGAACGGCCCCACCAAGGACGTGTACAGCTACACCGACGACCCGGGCTTCCCGCCGGTCGAGGACGAGGTGGTCATCACCTTCGCCCGCGGCATCCCGGTCGCGATCGACGGCCGGGCCGTCACCCCGCTCCAGGCGATCCAGGAGCTCAACCGCCGCGGCGGCGCCCAGGGCGTTGGCCGGATCGACATCGTCGAGGACCGGCTCGTGGGCATCAAGTCCCGCGAGATCTACGAGGCCCCCGGCGCCATGGTGCTGCTCGCCGCCCACAAGGAGCTCGAGAACGTCACCCTCGAACGGGAGCAGGCCCGCTTCAAGCGCACGATCTCCGACCGGTGGACCGACACGGTCTACGAGGGCCAGTGGTTCTCCCCGCTGAAGAAGTCCCTCGACGCCTTCATCGAGGACACCCAGGCCTACGTCTCCGGCGACGTCCGCCTCAGCCTGCACGGCGGCCGCGCCACCGTGACCGGCCGGCGCAGCGAGCAGGGCCTGTACGACTTCAACCTCGCCACCTACGACGAGGGCGACAGCTTCGACCAGTCCCACGCCCGCGGCTTCATCGAGCTGTTCGGCCTCACCTCCAAGCTCGCCGCCGCCCGCGACGAGAAGTTCGGCAACGCCGTGGACCTCGGCACCGGCGACCTGGCCGAGGGCGAGTCCTCGAATGGCTGAGGACTCCTCCCTCAGCCTGTGGGGCGGGCGGTTCACGGGCGGGCCGGCCGACGCCCTCGCGGCGCTGAGCAAGTCCACGCACTTCGACTGGCGGCTCGCCCGGCACGACATCGCCGGCTCCCGTGCCCACGCCCGCGTGCTCGCCGCGGCCGGCCTCCTCGACGAGCGCGAGCTGGCCGGGATGATCGCGGCGCTCGACACCCTCGAGGCCGACGTCCGCAGCGGCGCGTTCGCCCCGGCCGAGGCGGACGAGGACGTGCACACCGCGCTCGAGCGGGGCCTGCTCGAGCGCGCCGGGGTCGACCTCGGCGGCAAGCTCCGCGCCGGGCGCTCCCGCAACGACCAGATCGCCACCCTCGTGCGGATGTACCTGCGGGAGGAGGCCCGCCTCATCGCCGGTCTCGTCGGCGACGTCGCGCAGGCGCTGATCGACCAGGCCGCCGCCCATCCGGGGGCACCGATGCCGGGGCGCACCCATCTGCAACACGCCCAGCCCGTGCTGCTGGCCCACCACCTGCTCGCGCACGCCTGGCCGCTGCTGCGCGACATCGAGCGGCTGCGGGACTGGGACGCGCGGGCCGCGTACTCCCCGTACGGCTCCGGTGCACTGGCCGGCTCCTCCCTCGGGCTCGACCCGGCGGCCGTCGCCGCCGACCTGGGCTTCGACGGGCCGGTGGAGAACTCGATCGACGGCACGGCGGCACGCGACGTCGTGGCCGAGTTCGCGTTCGTGACCACGATGATCGGGATCGACC
The window above is part of the Pseudactinotalea sp. HY158 genome. Proteins encoded here:
- a CDS encoding arginine repressor, which translates into the protein MSVPATKTARHALIRRLIAGHAVRSQAELRDLLAGAGVTSTQATVSRDLEELRAYKVRAGDGQRYAVPAEGSPAPGADPDAEHLAARLARLLGDLLVSAEPSANLVVLRTPPGAAQFLASAIDTSILPSVLGTIAGDDTVLVITAEPDGGRATAARFLELAHPNARILDQKVQEA
- a CDS encoding argininosuccinate synthase, encoding MTKDRVVLAYSGGLDTSVAIGWIGEATGAEVVAVAVDVGQGGEDLEVIRQRALDCGAVEAYVADARDEFANEYCMPALKANALYMDAYPLVSAISRPVIVKHLVRAARQFGATTVAHGCTGKGNDQVRFEVGITSLAPDLSCIAPVRDLALTREKAIAYAEQHSLPIETTKSNPFSIDQNVWGRAIETGFLEDIWNGPTKDVYSYTDDPGFPPVEDEVVITFARGIPVAIDGRAVTPLQAIQELNRRGGAQGVGRIDIVEDRLVGIKSREIYEAPGAMVLLAAHKELENVTLEREQARFKRTISDRWTDTVYEGQWFSPLKKSLDAFIEDTQAYVSGDVRLSLHGGRATVTGRRSEQGLYDFNLATYDEGDSFDQSHARGFIELFGLTSKLAAARDEKFGNAVDLGTGDLAEGESSNG
- the argF gene encoding ornithine carbamoyltransferase; amino-acid sequence: MTRHLLADDDLTSAEQREVLTRAAALKADRFADRSLAGPRSVAVIFDKPTLRTQLSFTVGISELGGYPVMVDGGLAQIGTRESIADVTRVLTRQVAAIVWRTYGQDRIEEMAGAATVPVVNALTDDFHPCQILADLLTIAEHTGGLAGGVDGAGPALAGRTLAYLGDGGNNMAHSYLLGGALAGLDVRIGAPAGYRPRADLLARAEAIAATTGGSITVTDDPGAAVSGADAVATDTWVSMGQEDEASERLAPFRPFQLDGDVLALAAPAAVVLHCLPAYRGKEITAEVLDGPRSVVWDEAENRLHAQKAVLSFLLDHTGGPGARL
- the argH gene encoding argininosuccinate lyase gives rise to the protein MAEDSSLSLWGGRFTGGPADALAALSKSTHFDWRLARHDIAGSRAHARVLAAAGLLDERELAGMIAALDTLEADVRSGAFAPAEADEDVHTALERGLLERAGVDLGGKLRAGRSRNDQIATLVRMYLREEARLIAGLVGDVAQALIDQAAAHPGAPMPGRTHLQHAQPVLLAHHLLAHAWPLLRDIERLRDWDARAAYSPYGSGALAGSSLGLDPAAVAADLGFDGPVENSIDGTAARDVVAEFAFVTTMIGIDLSRLSEEIIVWATKEFSFVTLDDAFSTGSSIMPQKKNPDVAELTRGKAGRLIGDLTGLLATLKALPLAYNRDLQEDKEPVFDAVDTLEVVLPAVAGMVATLRFHTDRMAELAPQGFALATDIAEWLVRQGTPFRVAHEVAGACVRVCEERGVELWDLSADDLAEISPDLTAQVHSVLSVEGSLASRDATGGTAPARVAEQLEAARARLAGDRRWAQR
- a CDS encoding acetylornithine transaminase; protein product: MSDLIAGTTQAATAAQWQERYAGALMNTFGAPQRVLVRGEGAYVWDADGRRYLDLLAGIAVNCLGHTHPTLTGAIAAQFNTLGHVSNFFATPTQIALAERLLALAEPGGAPAGSKVFFTNSGTEAIEAAFKLARKHGGQRRPRVLAAEGAFHGRSMGALALTYKSAYKDPFGSLPGGVTHVPFGDAEAIGRELAAGDVAAVVLEPIQGEAGVRLPPPGYLAQVRELTRAAGALLILDEVQTGMGRCGAWMAHHLPEIGGGIVPDAIALAKGLGGGFPVGALVTLGADVSGVFTPGNHGTTFGGNPMAAAAGLATIHVIERDDLLAAVRERGEQLRAGITALPQASGEHALIRGVRGEGLLLGVELTAPIGPAVVTAALEAGFIVNAAAPTVVRLAPPFILSAAQAQDFIDALPAILAAAERATGDAQSNGGAA